The sequence CAGCCTTACAATTCTCTCTACTTGCAGAAATTCTGAAAGGTATTGATTTAACCAAAATTTCAACTGCTATACTTCATCGGCAGCGAAGGGGGTTGGCACAATACCGTGATTGGGCTCGTGATTATTTAGGCTTAGAGGGGCTCATCATTCAAGAGGCTAATGATTGGATCGGTGATACAGGGCTGTATTTTTGTCCGATGCCCTCCGCTAAGGGTCTTGAATTCGACACGGTCATACTGATTGATTTTAACGATTGCTTTTTCCCTCACCCTCCTGGCTTTTCGGATCCGGACGATGAAGAGCACCTAAATACAGAACGTCGGCTACTCTATACATCAATGACACGTGCAAAAAATGAGCTCTATTTCATCTCCTCAGACGCAGTTCCGAGCCGTTTTGTAAGCGATATTGATCCAAAAAAAATCATCACGGTTACATAAAATGAACCTTAAACCCGATGCCCAAAAGTTTGCGGATGAGATCCTGAGAAGGAAAATTACTTCTCTAGTTCATTTTACGCCCGCTCTCAATCTAACGAGCATTTTTGAGGGTGGAGAAATTATAAGTAGGCAACGTTTGGATTTGCTCAGAAAAGATGCCCCCCAATTACATTTAGATGACTATGTTGAGTTGAATGACGCGATTCGCTTAGATGGTCGTCCAGATTACATCAATCTCTCGGTTCAATTTCCCAATTTCAGGCTTTTTGAACGTTTCCGGCAAAAGCATAGAGATGATGTCGATGCCTGGGCGATAATCCTCATCAAGCCCGTATGCATTCAGTGGAATGATACTCTTTTTTCTGTCTATAACGCTGCCTCTCGTTGCGCCAAGGACCAGGGGATCGGGGGCTCATTCCAGCATTTTCAGCAAATGTTCAAAAATAATTTATCCCTCTATAACCAGTCATCATCATGGGTCGAGATGAGAACAGGTTTGGCGGAATGCTATCCAACATCTATTCAAGCCGAAGTCCTGGTGAAAACT is a genomic window of Pontiella desulfatans containing:
- a CDS encoding DarT ssDNA thymidine ADP-ribosyltransferase family protein; the encoded protein is MNLKPDAQKFADEILRRKITSLVHFTPALNLTSIFEGGEIISRQRLDLLRKDAPQLHLDDYVELNDAIRLDGRPDYINLSVQFPNFRLFERFRQKHRDDVDAWAIILIKPVCIQWNDTLFSVYNAASRCAKDQGIGGSFQHFQQMFKNNLSLYNQSSSWVEMRTGLAECYPTSIQAEVLVKTRIPNECITSIVFQSAELAGRYRAAAGIFGDTSSIPFIANAELFGRARAQEALNGI